The region gacaaaataaacaaagcagcttaccttaggtagggcgtatttggggtgctaataccttccctttacgcaaccagtccccgtgcccgatctctgcgaccagttagggttcctagtgaccaaaatactaggtggcgactcccacaccgtTTTTCATTGATAAGAGAGACAACGAATTCCTTGTCTCACTATATTTACTTGATATATATATCCCCCACTATTACACACAcccctgagggtggacgatcgccgcgacgtcgcgcaccccgcgacagttGTGTATGGATAATACTTTCAGTCTTTATGGCTCTAAAAGATGGGCACAGGTCACCGAATTTACTTTCCAGGAAGTTACTGCTGGCTTGGATTCCATCGCGGAGACCATAACGATGGTGCCGCCTTTGACGGCCCTCAGGGACCATAGCCCATGCTACTCCACCAACTAGGAATGCATGAAATAGTACACCTTCTAGCTTGGTCTTGACCAGAATGATGATCCAAATGCCGATGCCATCATGTCTTCAAGAATTCGTCCTGGGATTGCGAGAAGGGATTTGCGCGAGGATGATATCAGGGTGTACGAGCTTTATACGGATTCactaataattaataagaaCCAAAGGGAAGGAGAATGATGCTCGCAGCTTTTATCATCTTCATTAAGAGCATATTCCCATCTGTTTTCTAATAATAACTTCGTGTTTGATTAGGCCATCCTAATCTGCAGATGTATTTCCTCATGagcaagtttgttttttatagaaaatgctATGAATCGCCTGCTGTAGAAGGGTTTTGGCCGCACAATTGTTCCTCAGCTTATATCTAACCTCttgtttttgttctgttttggcctaaaaaacaaaaagaaagaagttgtgATGAGCTTCTAGTATTTAAACAAATTCCAAGAAAACTTGAGTAGGTTTGCAAACGAACATCTCGAAAATGTACACTTGACCCTACATCGAAGAACTTTTACAATTTCTATGATTTTTGCATGAGATCTGTCCATGAACTCTTAGCAATTCAATTTGCAAGATTTTGGGTCTTTGGCATctaaacagaaagaaaatattttatgatatttactGATGAGACTAGATAAATTTACCTCTTCGATTCTACTAAGAGTcttatatttcattatttttatttaaaagttgaaattgataaactaaatatttgattatatttttttcaattattaaaccAGTTCTTAAGACGAAATTATCATAGATTTggaaaatatgaagaaattatTTCTATGCGCCAACCCATATGAAGGTGGAAGGGGaaaaatgtgtttggtattgtggtagctgttgtggttgtgcaAGATTTGAACAAAGTTGTTTTatggttaaaattgtggttgaaattgagtttgaagaaaaagtagtttaatgtgtttggttaagaatacttttgaaattgaggttataaaataattttaaaaaacatatattaatattgatggtttttaatttaaatattgtagatttaactattattattatatcatgaaataaataatactttatataaaatattttttattgttccattaaattttttaagagcgCAAcataggtaaaatataatcaagaataaaattgaaattgcgatTAAATTCTACAAATATTATGTCATCAAACGATCTCcgtttaatttatgtagtgtcattgaataatatttaacactagtttttcgaataaaacacaattaaaaattaaaaatatattttttattttgttagatcggacctggttcaatgcatttttagCGTTAAACCGGACCGGTCCGGCCAAATCAGTAAAAAAACTtatgaatagttgaagatgCTTCACTGTTGATTAAAGAAAACCCATGAAAAATAGAACATGTGGAGCATGCTCCACATTAATCTACACCGCTCGATTTATTGCATCCCTAATTTATTGGACTTTCGTATTTCTTTTacgcaatttattttttccttcttagaATTGTAACCTCTGGTTGATGCTTGTCTGAGGGGGTGGGTGCATGTGAGCCCATAAAAAGGGCGAAGTCTAGTAAAAAGAAGCATTTTAATAGAACagaggatttttttaaaatgttatatatatatatatatatatatatatatatatatatttttttttttttatttttaaaaatttattttttatatcaatatatcaaaataatttaaaaatattaaaaaattaaaattttaaactacattaataattaaaacatttcaaaaatataattgcacccaaattaaatcaaactctGCCTAAGCTGAGCTTGCATAACATGCCTGGGTACCACCTAGTTATGTGATGTTAATGTGATTTGGAAACTCTTACAGAGACCTGGCACTTTCCAGCTAAACTaagatatttatcttttttctattattattttcttttatctctaCAATATATAAGACTCAATTTTATATTAAGAAGCTAATTCAGATTTCAAAATAGGTTTAAAAGTTTTGAGCTTTGAATTGCATTGTTGGATAATAAAATATGGTTGCGTGAGGtgcatttctttttcaaatatattttttgtttgaaatttaatatatatatatatatatatatatatatatatatatatattaaaattattaaaaacactaaaaaactttaatttaatatatttttatgtcaaacacACTACTACAACGCTTCCCGCCACCATAAATAAAAGATACTCGTATTTTTTATCAACAACATGTATCCAGTACATcatatgatatttaaatataacaaattattttataaaaagcttTTTAGTTAAgattggtttgatatttatatatgtttggttgaaattgaggttgaacaaaaaataatttaatatgtttggttaagaatgctttttaaattgaagttataaaataattaaaaaagatatatattaatattaatggtttttaatacaaaatatgTCATTAAGCGATCTCCATCTAATTTATGTTATGTCATTGAATAAcgttaaacactaattttttgaataaaataaaattaaaaataaaaataaaaataaaaattgaattttgttttttactggatcggacccggttcaatgcatttagccTTAGACTGGGCCCGGTCCGGCCGAAACAGTGGAGAGTGTCTCCACTATTCATGTgaaaacactagtttttcgaataaaatacaattaaaatttaaaatttttttactagGTCGAATctggttcaatgcatttagttTTGGATTGGACCTGGTCCGGCCAGAATAGTGGAGGgtgtctccactgttcacgtgaacagtagaaaatgaattaattcactctccactacATGGGAGAGAGGCTGTGTTATAGGAACACAATGATCAGCATGCAAATTCTGCTTTAACAAAATAGTTTTCAATACAAATAATGGTAGGGTCCACGTATAAAATTTACCGCTGATTTTGTAACTAAACAATATATTGCAACTGTTAAATAATAAACGCTGCTGCAAATCGAGCTCTTTATCAACAACATGTATCCGGTACATCATATGATTtctaaatataacaatattttacttaattagTTGTTGCATGagtttatttaatttggttcttaattaaatcttaattctaagaatcaattcaacttCATCTCTATCAAGTTTCAAAAGCTCTCTAATTTCagcatgtttttaaatttgatctttcatcttatatattttaaattttgtttttaattgatcttttttaattttttaatttcatccctgtTTTCAACTAAATTTGACTTTAGATTCATGCACTTTTTTGCGAAAAGGTTCATGGTCTTgattaatttcatcaatttgatccttaattgaccctaaattttgattttttttataattgtgtcCCTGATTTCAcctaattaagcttgaaaaaattaaatttgatcatttaaaatttcaatcttctcaattaaacctgaattaaactttcaaatttaatttttcactaattatACCCCTAATAAAGTTaatttaaccaattaaaaatataattaaattctagcatctaattaaatattttaattttactcaaattaatcagtcaaatattattttctccaTCGGTTAGGTATAAGAGAAAGTTTTCATGCGTGGACGTgttcaatgaaaaaacaaatgatgataagagatgggggggggggggggggcggcaTATGGCAGTTCAATTTGTGCATCATCAAAACATATCGGGCAAACTTGTTTCTATATTTGAAAAGCTTGTCCACAGAATTACAGCTGATAAACGTTATGCTCTGTGTGCGATGAACTTGGAGACTAGAACCGATCCTAATTCCTATACATTAATTAAATGCCTGTTCTCTGGTGGCCATCTCGTCGGATGAAATTATAGGGTACTGTACGTATGGACGGACTTATTATGCCTGCGGTCATCCTCTGTGACACAGACAACATGCGGCTGGCTGCACAAATTAATAGACCTTGAAGAGACTCGTACAAATAATCCCCGATTATTTGTATTTTGCAAACGTAATTTATTTACGATCTCAAATTAAGAAATGGTTTACAAAATAGTTTTAGTTTTGCAAGGAGATACTTTGCAAATAAAGACTCTAACCACCTCTAAGATCAGGGTGGcctaattaaacacaaattcgTAACTAGAAACTGATGgaaatttattcttaatttagaTAATAGAAACTGCAAGCATCCTTCTCCTTTCGTGCGTGCTTCAATTAGCGAATCCGTATAAAGCTCGTACACCCTGAATATCATCCGCACGCAAATCCCTTTTCGCAATCCCAGAAGGAATTCCGGAAGACATGATGGCATCGGCATTTGGATCATCATTGTGGTCAAGACCAAGAAGATGTCCTATTTCATGCACAGCAACAGATTCCAGGTCCATCTGGTTAGGTCCTGGGTTTTCACTCCAATTTTCATCCGCATCGAAATGGAACATTGCATTACTAGCTGGTGGAGTAGCATGCGCTACGACCCCTTGAGGACCGTCAAAGGCTTTACCATCTTTATGGTCTCGGCGATGGAATCCAATTACAATATCTGCAGGGGAGCTACCGCTAACTTCCTGAAAAGTGAATTCGGTGACCTGTGCCCATCTTTGAAAAGCTTTTGCGCAGATGGACCTTATGTTCTGTGCAGCCGGGACTTGGACACTGGAACGAAACGTGTACGTCAATTGCCTTTTTGTCCATCTAGGATTTCCAGGAATGAAATTGTAGTGAGCTAGTGTGTGGATGGACTTGTGAGTATGGTAATGCTTTGTGCCATTGACAACATCCGGCACGCCACATCTAGGCTGCATCATTTCGTGCACTGTACTATTGTCTAGGCTTCCTGTAACGTTCAAATGATGGTTCTGCTGATATGCCTTGATTGCAGACTCTAAAAGGTCATCAAACTCATCGTCATTGGCATGGTTATGGCCCTTCTTTCCTTGATGACCGTAGTTCAAGTATCCAAATTTCTCAAGATATCTTTTGAGCTCATGAAGCCCTTTGACAGATCCATTCTTGTGGCATCCCTCCAGGTGTTTGACGAACCCAAAAGGATCTCCACTTGGTTTTGATTGAATGGTGCGTGATTGCATCGCAACAAGAAGTAAAATGGCTACAAAAATCGGAAAACTTCTAGCTGTCATTGTAGACATCAAATCTAGGACTCTCCTTCACTTGTGGGTTCGAGAGGAGAACTTATGGATGCTAGACATTGATAATCTGGCTTGTTTATATAGCGCTCCTGCCGGGCAGTTCCCTTCCAATCTCGACATTTTAGCTTCCTTGTTGAATGGGGCAAGTCTTTTTGCCCGTCAAGAGGGTTTAAGGTTTGGTTATGAAATGCGTCCAGAcgttgtttttctaaattttgaaaaagtaaatttGTGGAATGATAAaaattctctcctttttttcttctttgttttcatcAATCCCGATGGGCCAATAAATTGTCTGTGCTTGAAGTATTTGTCAAGTCTTCCTCCATAGAACCTAGAGCATGGAATATGGAATTAAAACTCTAGTTTGTTTGACCAAAATATAGAATTCAGTTCCACGGTACTGGCTTCATGAACCAAGAGAAtgttgggaattccgaccggtgatgtactgatatttgccccttggaggctaagcacactgacacaatatttaacgtggttcggcaaaaccgcctacatccacgggagaggttcattttattagagatagagaaaggatacaataaatacatgtagaggaggaggattacatccactctactcaactcatcaactctcttgctgcatttgcagctactgcaatggcagcaaggttgctgccattgcagctcctcactttctctcttcttctctacatttcttacaactctcaccattttgctctcacataatgcctctatttataggcatttcatggcaaccttcttgctttgttgtcaacattgatggctgccaactcctactcttcttcaacaaaggtggctgccaactcctcttcttcttcaacaaaggtggctgccaatagtcaatggttggtgccaaccatttgctgcacatgcaatggcaaccaacctaacaatcacctcctttgccattcatgtggggcaactgtcatcttgcttcttcagcacaggcttgcatcttgcagctcttccaagcttaccattctgagagcgtctatggccgagtttacaggtactcgtcaaacctttcaatcatcagagttaccaaagcacaccttttctcacacaaaaggatcactacaaccagatggtctgccacttcacatctgaagagtgttaacgcttgtctctagaacacaacattccccttcgaacgtatcaaccatgctcggtccggaatgatcaagccttacaccaaggcttacaacaccccctcaaacggaaatttctatttccaagtgcgacagtcattatctgagtatctcaatatgatcacgagctcaccactcttccaagagtctactcatccaggagttgcgcctgccctctgttccaccctaggaaccacgccttacttctccgtgagtctctcgctcttagtcgtaagagtccaggtagctctccaccttcacctatgggggcagcccattaaaggttgatccatatatgtcttcatactctgagtattacaatgccattaccgagctcaccaccttgacaagagtcaactcgttcccggaacctgcgcatgccctctgctccttcatagcagccgcgtcttaatgctccacaagtcacacacttattgtccaaggcaaatgtcttctagctcattgatctttagcataggggcaatatccatgaaagtcaatcctgcatttgtctccatactcatcatagccacttcattggctatacacttGTCCACTCAtgtctagccatcacattggctctggggcATTCTGAACTGGGCTTAcatcgtggcccacacaccttctccttaggtgtctccgctcgtcgtcatgcggcggtctaaactggggcttctatcacggccctcacacaccttctatctaaggtgtcttcacctttcataggtggttgcatcctccttcagctgagatgcttcaaagtggctccaaaagtctctaccaccatgtgcactatgggagagatcATTGTCACTGattacatagaaagagaaacctgcggtatactcctcgcaatcctccacctcgatttttatgtttggagcttctgtgCCTTttgcttgacagctccacctacaccaattctctttggtgtcttcgcctttcatcataggcggtcgccttATATCACAGGCATTTGCACCtcctcaattaggtgcctctgcaacagctctctttccatccttgcatgcattggaaaggtcttcgcctgttgtcttcatcaagagcataagagactttctgttgtacaaactttaacagtctctgctctgagcttcatttgggaactcttcttctccttgcacctgttgtctcattacggtacctcgttggatcctacgggtactcctgcacaatctccgtgtgccctcgtgcaatttctgttctccaggtttctccctattccttgcttatgtttgacagcagctcatcctgtcacaacactTGTCCAactcaaaatagggtgccaatctttatccccttgctgtatttctcttccattatcagggtcttcatcaattctcccctcgagaaatcacagtcaccgaatctaacttctttggagaaatcaccacttcatcagatccttgaaccttcggaacccaactgttcccttgtgccgttatcctgctagtcttcaaccgtttcattacaaactgctatatatacaaaaatagtaccgtatggataatccttccactaagcaagttcccaggaaagattggaggggtcacactggtcccgcttaaaacccaatctcctagacagaacttctcaggtcatatctatccatcgtactgtctttccgtatatacaaccatttgctagctttgtcccggctttcctttacaagtgatctggaatatactgatttaatacatgatttctcaacatctggcgagactaccagttcttagattcgtcaagattggtcttcgtcaatttccactcttcacctcaaattatccacatgaccgggtgtccagagtgtcccaattttgccttccctcaaggcaattaaaattctccccacttagcagtttagcatatgtaattgggtaaacatgtgcaccttcttcttcttctcttcaacgaccaccatgatgaccttcagatgcctcctaatcgggcaatctctctttaataattcaccaccaccactttcggtctcaaatctcaatgatcggaccgtaccattgcatccggaacgatcaaattagctggaaacaagttttaaatcgtccaaatcgcatttcagacggctaagatttgatcaaaacaattctggcctgatcaacgactcagattcaatctcagatccggttgcacgtagGATCAGCTACACTGGATCCTGTCCCTCAGCtcgcggctcggctcggctccaaTTCGGCTCGGCTCACTCGGCTCGCGACTGATGATGTGGTAGGTGGGTCCCACTTTgctgacgtgtctgctgactggtCGATGATGTGTCTGTTGACCGTCACTGAAGTGTCTGCTGACTTTCGCTGACGTGTCTGTTGACTGGCGCTGACGTGTCTGTTGACTGGCGCTGACGTGGCACGCTGACTGGGCAGTCTCTTCGCCGGCCCGTGCGGCCGTTTTCCGACGTCCGAttttgacgccgttttcaccagtggcttcgtctcggcctcctctacacagtggtatggtcaaaacacaattttgacaactttcatttttgagcaaaaatcaaacaccacttaaaccatcagctctgataccaattgttgggaattccgaccggtgatgtactgatatttgccccttggaggctaagcacactgacacaatatttaacgtggttcggcaaaaccgcctacatccacgggagaggttcattttattagagatagagaaaggatacaataaatacatgtagaggaggaggattacatccactctactcaactcatcaactctcttgctgcatttgcagctactgcaatggcagcaaggttgctgccattgcagctcctcactttctctcttcttctctacatttcttacaactctcaccattttgctctcacataatgcctctatttataggcatttcatggcaaccttcttgctttgttgtcaacattgatggctgccaactcctactcttcttcaacaaaggtggctgccaactcctcttcttcttcaacaaaggtggctgccaatagtcaatggttggtgccaaccatttgctgcacatgcaatggcaaccaacctaacagaGAATGGAATACAGAGAACGATTTTTAAGATTACGTACCATAAATGAGATTGGAAACCAGATATTTGGAATTGAATCCGAGCTGAGTTAGTAGTTGAATTGttcaagattttgattttgtgaaaTGCGTTTAATCCGAATAATTTTTGTAGAAATTCAGTTCATCCAACTTGATCGAATCCAAACCTAACGGGTCTAACTGTGAGGGGGAAAAAATGTAAGAATTAAACACTGCCATccagaattttgttttttttttttttttttgatcctCATTACTCGTACTGGACACCCtggaatgaaaatcaaaatctccAACTCGACCCTCACAACCACCAACTCTGATAGAAGCAATCAGGAGCCCTTTCTTCGTTCTTTCCAAGCTCAAGCTGTTGAGCTTTGTTTCCTCAATCCTCACAGCCACCAGGAAAGGGGTTTTGATTAAGTTTTCTCCATGGGTTCCTAAATTTCTTTATGCCTTTCTTTCGTGTTGCTGCATTCAAATTAGGCTAACATGTTGCTTTAGATGAATGTGGAAGGCTAATATAGATCCCGTCCTTattcgtgatttttttatttaattatgtattattgTGTTGGGGAGAGAATTTGAGCTCCTTCTTCTGCACGGGGACGGATGGCCCTATTCTAGAATTTCCGCAGTGTGGGAAAACAGTCAAGTCAAGTAGCAAGTCTTCATTACAAGTTTTCCgtgtaaatatagtttttttcaattcaatttttgtaaaataaaattatttctttgacTTTTTAGTTTCTAGTTTAATAAAAGTGAAAGAATACTGAATTTAGAGACAAGGGTCACTTTCTAGCAACTTGCGATTCGAGGAGAAAGAAGGGACATGTGATGGCATTTTGCTAGAAATGATCATGTCATGTCATGCTAAGAAATACTTCATCCTGATTGAACAAGCcttgttgaaaaaatatgatgattatGTGCGTTTTCCAGGAAGTCACAGGAACAGTGGAGAGAAATGGTcagcaggaggaggaggatagaAATTAATATCCCACCTTACATGAGATGTGCCTATCTAGAAaggaaaatattgaaatatattaaaattatattttaaaaaaaaaattatttttgagattagttaatcaaaacaattatattttaaacaatataaattattcttttcagTCCAACCAATTCAGTCCAA is a window of Populus nigra chromosome 10, ddPopNigr1.1, whole genome shotgun sequence DNA encoding:
- the LOC133704069 gene encoding metalloendoproteinase 5-MMP-like encodes the protein MSTMTARSFPIFVAILLLVAMQSRTIQSKPSGDPFGFVKHLEGCHKNGSVKGLHELKRYLEKFGYLNYGHQGKKGHNHANDDEFDDLLESAIKAYQQNHHLNVTGSLDNSTVHEMMQPRCGVPDVVNGTKHYHTHKSIHTLAHYNFIPGNPRWTKRQLTYTFRSSVQVPAAQNIRSICAKAFQRWAQVTEFTFQEVSGSSPADIVIGFHRRDHKDGKAFDGPQGVVAHATPPASNAMFHFDADENWSENPGPNQMDLESVAVHEIGHLLGLDHNDDPNADAIMSSGIPSGIAKRDLRADDIQGVRALYGFAN